The genomic region AAAGATAGTGTTATGTCTGATAGCTGGCAGTCTGTGTACTGTATCATTATTATACGGTTAATTAGTTTCTTAGTTTGATTATATAGCATATTATATGTAATTGTCTTAACTCCGTAACTTGAAACAGAACCAACCTGTTAAAGTGCAGGAagcaccgctaaaaactgggtttcgttacctattgtgggcagagcacagatagcccattgaatagatttgtgctttattcccaaacaaaccaaacaaacaagtacaagaTATGTAGGTATGGCAGTCGATTGAAAAGGGTTTGGAAGaagatgaaacaacagaaaaactgtaTTTCTCTTATGGTGATGAGGAACCcaagtgaagtaaaaatgtatcttaagatggctagtatgggtattaaaactctttttgttaTCCTGAAGGCCTAAGAGacctaaaaaggttgaaacattgttctcaaatttattgtaatactcataccagccatcttgaaatacaGTACACCTCTCTGTGAAGacataattatgagaaataactgtCTCGAATGCTATACTACAGAAAATTGGAAActggattcactgaaaataataaaaaatcctcccaagtttacaaagtgcatcttttaaaaacaattttactttaaacagaacaaaaaatCAATGACCATGAAGTTAGAAAAATCATCTTAATTTTAGAATGCAGCCTTACTCTAAAATAGTACCATCTGTGGTACTAGGATATCTCTATTAAGCCTTTTAGTGATCTCTAATCATTTGggtaaaaaaacctttaaaagtagACTTATTCTTGAAACACCAGTGAAAACCTTTCTTGTAAATAGATTGGACCACCAAAAgattgataataagcaaaatacataatttcatgattgttgagacaaaattaaaatttgcctacttatattatatattattatattactcatattattttttattcatgttattgttacacaaaactacaacaaaatcgACTGAGCATTTTGAACCACAACATTGACAGATATGCTATATGGAATACTGTGAATGTCCATgacttacttaaaaattaattatttttcagtgaaagatgTGTTATGTGGTTATAAGTACATAACAGATGCAAAATTGTTCTGAGTGGACTTATGTAAAACAAGTTTACACAAAACCTTgagaaataattacttcaaaagacacaactctttatttaaagagatgttttaaacacttgttttacTTGAAAGAGCTGTTTATctactggaataattttatacGTGCCTAGTGGGGGTCATGTCTCACTCTAAACACACATTTTATACGTGCCTAGTGGGGGTCATGTCTCACTCTAAACACACATTTTATACGTGCCTAGTGGGGGTCATGTCTCActctaaacacatattttatacGTGCCTAGTGGGGGTCATGTCTCActctaaacacatattttctcattgctgtgcattaaaaaaatcaacataggagataattaaaaactaggtatttaaaatccacaaatagagaaaataaaaaaatgtaagcaaataaaactgtagatctattgctGACAGTTTACACAAGCAACAACTCACCATTTTGattccactataaaattatttcaaatgatatttattgtgttacaggactccactgagatttctgcaagaaactgacaatacttTTAAACTTACTTCCCCATCCTTAATTATGTCACAGTATGAAATTGTCTAAGTTCTTCATTTTTAGCTATCATAAAATCCAGTGTTTTACTAGTATATATATCAATTGGAAACTACAGCTTGTGCATTTCTCgtgttgttttattgaaaacatcCACAACAAAATTAGGGGATTCTGATGTTGGATATTGTTATTCAAGCCACTGTTGTTCATTATTACTCAAGTTTATTTCCCTGGCAATATGTCAACAGGTGTTTGACACTAGATGATTACCATAACAGATGTTGCTATTCAATATCACATTAGAAATTCTTTCTATTGTCTTTTGTACTTAGCAGAAGTCACAAgtacatattcagtatttattaccactaCATATATTACTCTTTCACATAGCTATTGCAATTTTAAATAGGTAGTTGTGGTAAATGTTATTGGTAattgaccatactgtaccggtagacatacacttcgtcaacagtaataagatacttctctttcttacatgacagaaagcttggtgtgacctgtattacacttagattacctcatgaccgtactgtaccggtagacatacattTCGGCAACAGTAAcaagatacttctctttctcacaGAAGACGTTTGAACCGATTCACATATTTAGATATTAAGAAATTTTCTTGTTCTAAGGTTGTCAGAGAACCGAGTTTTGCTCGTGCTTtgtgaaaatggaaaacaaaaatattttaatgggtACAGCAACATCGATGTTTGTTtgaagatttatgaaaacaaataagattgtAATGTTTGTTGATTTGTTGGTTCTGAGTCGTAAAACTAGCAGACAACACAGCGACAGCGCACGTGAGAAAACACCACGAGCCTGTAGATCTAGTTCTAACGTCTTCTCCTGGAAACCAAATTCTCCGTCCAAGAAAAGACGATCTCTACAAAGACCGATTTAATTGAAGTTATACACGACAATACATAGGTTGTTAACAATATAAcgtgataagaacatatttaacattaacaatatttgATAGAACTGTTGAACATATAGTATAAGGTTTGTCTGCTgataaaactaatgtaaaacataaattgtCTAGTTAACAATGATGGCGAACCTATGGCACGCGTGCCAGAGGTGGCACGCAAGGCCACGATTGC from Tachypleus tridentatus isolate NWPU-2018 chromosome 1, ASM421037v1, whole genome shotgun sequence harbors:
- the LOC143231650 gene encoding uncharacterized protein LOC143231650 isoform X1, encoding MFFYSRTRIYRSNRSFNTRCEVILTDRRNEDYNNYYTFDVYNTVGINSRDRLFLDGEFGFQEKTLELDLQARGVFSRALSLCCLLVLRLRTNKSTNITILFVFINLQTNIDVAVPIKIFLFSIFTKHEQNSVL
- the LOC143231650 gene encoding uncharacterized protein LOC143231650 isoform X2, which translates into the protein MFFYSRTRIYRSNRSFNTRCEDRRNEDYNNYYTFDVYNTVGINSRDRLFLDGEFGFQEKTLELDLQARGVFSRALSLCCLLVLRLRTNKSTNITILFVFINLQTNIDVAVPIKIFLFSIFTKHEQNSVL